The Nitrosomonas sp. sh817 genome includes a window with the following:
- the sdhD gene encoding succinate dehydrogenase, hydrophobic membrane anchor protein, with the protein MVRPAKLAVTGAHYGLKDWLAQRITAVLMTVYLIVMACVLCVAAPQDYAAWKILFGQHWLRIATLVFFICLFWHAWIGMRNILMDYVHPVAIRLSAQIAVITALLFYLVWAVDILWG; encoded by the coding sequence ATGGTAAGACCTGCAAAATTGGCGGTAACCGGTGCGCATTATGGCTTGAAAGATTGGCTGGCGCAACGCATCACGGCAGTGTTGATGACGGTTTATCTCATCGTCATGGCGTGTGTTTTATGCGTCGCGGCACCGCAGGATTACGCTGCGTGGAAAATCTTATTCGGGCAGCATTGGTTGCGCATCGCGACGCTGGTGTTTTTCATTTGCCTGTTTTGGCATGCTTGGATCGGGATGCGCAATATTCTGATGGATTACGTGCACCCGGTGGCAATCCGTTTGTCCGCGCAAATTGCGGTGATTACTGCATTGCTGTTTTATCTGGTATGGGCAGTGGATATTTTATGGGGTTGA
- the sdhC gene encoding succinate dehydrogenase, cytochrome b556 subunit has protein sequence MAAKIHPKRPKHLNLFKIKQPLPAVVSILHRISGALLFFPGIPLMLCGLQLLLQSQESFEVLAGYWQLPVIKGLLLLSLWFLLHHVCAGIRHLLLDLHIGVALPQARASSKLVLIAGFLLTVFAGVLLW, from the coding sequence ATGGCAGCGAAAATACATCCTAAACGTCCCAAGCATCTGAATCTTTTCAAGATCAAGCAACCGTTACCCGCGGTGGTTTCCATTCTGCACCGGATCAGCGGTGCCTTGCTGTTTTTCCCAGGCATACCCCTTATGTTGTGCGGCTTGCAATTACTGCTGCAATCCCAGGAAAGTTTCGAGGTATTAGCCGGTTATTGGCAATTACCGGTTATCAAAGGCTTACTGTTATTGTCTTTGTGGTTTTTGCTGCACCACGTGTGCGCCGGAATTCGCCATCTGCTGCTGGATTTGCATATCGGTGTGGCATTGCCGCAAGCGCGTGCCAGCAGCAAACTGGTGCTGATTGCCGGATTTCTCTTGACCGTTTTTGCGGGGGTGTTGCTATGGTAA
- a CDS encoding DoxX family protein, whose protein sequence is MGKTGQLIARIFLAQIFLLSGIFKIGGYAGTQGYMEAMGVPGMLLPLVIALEIGGGLALIAGWQTKWISLALAGFTLAAAVIFHSNLADQMQQIMFMKNIAITGGLLLLAIHGAGALSVDGRRAA, encoded by the coding sequence ATGGGAAAAACCGGTCAATTGATTGCACGCATATTTCTGGCGCAAATATTCTTGTTGTCGGGAATATTTAAAATCGGCGGTTATGCAGGCACGCAAGGTTATATGGAAGCGATGGGCGTGCCGGGAATGCTATTGCCGCTGGTGATCGCATTGGAAATCGGCGGCGGCTTGGCGCTTATTGCCGGTTGGCAGACAAAATGGATATCGCTGGCATTGGCTGGGTTTACTTTGGCGGCTGCGGTGATTTTCCACAGTAATCTGGCGGATCAGATGCAGCAGATCATGTTCATGAAAAACATTGCGATTACGGGCGGATTATTGCTGCTGGCGATACACGGTGCAGGTGCCTTGAGCGTCGATGGCCGCCGTGCGGCGTAA
- a CDS encoding pirin family protein, giving the protein MDTMTINAARIIPAVAVPEGAGVTVYRTIGTPVIRNFDPFLLLDHISSDKPEDYLAGFPSHPHRGFVTFTYMIDGHMQHQDSMGNRGDLGPGSAQWMKAASGVIHSEMPQQQNGLMRGFQLWINLPAAHKMDHPEYQEYAAEAFPVINTPDYQIKVLIGRFADAQSPIADPVTDVSYFDVRIQPGKRFQHRFSAQRHSFLYVFEGDGQLRDQTVTLHSLAALSSADETFDFTAGSKGARLLVVSGKPVGEPVVQYGPFVMNTREEIDQALQDFQTNSFVRNRAWIKRK; this is encoded by the coding sequence ATGGATACAATGACAATCAATGCAGCACGGATCATCCCGGCAGTAGCCGTGCCGGAAGGCGCAGGCGTGACAGTGTACCGTACCATCGGCACACCGGTGATACGCAATTTCGATCCGTTTTTGTTGCTGGATCATATCAGCAGCGACAAACCGGAGGATTATCTGGCCGGCTTCCCGTCACACCCGCATCGTGGCTTCGTCACATTCACTTATATGATCGACGGTCATATGCAACATCAGGACAGCATGGGCAACCGCGGCGATTTAGGGCCGGGTTCGGCGCAATGGATGAAAGCCGCGAGCGGGGTGATTCATTCGGAAATGCCGCAACAGCAAAATGGTTTGATGCGCGGTTTTCAGCTGTGGATCAACTTGCCGGCGGCGCATAAGATGGATCATCCGGAATACCAGGAATATGCCGCAGAAGCCTTTCCGGTCATCAATACGCCCGATTACCAGATCAAAGTATTGATCGGCCGCTTTGCCGATGCGCAGTCGCCTATCGCCGACCCTGTTACCGATGTTTCATATTTTGATGTCCGGATACAACCCGGCAAGCGTTTTCAACACCGCTTTTCAGCGCAGCGCCATAGTTTTTTGTATGTATTTGAAGGTGATGGGCAATTGCGTGATCAGACCGTGACGTTGCATTCCCTGGCGGCGTTGAGTAGTGCTGATGAGACTTTTGATTTTACCGCAGGAAGCAAGGGAGCCCGTCTGCTGGTGGTCAGCGGTAAACCGGTCGGCGAACCGGTGGTGCAGTACGGGCCGTTTGTGATGAATACCCGGGAAGAAATCGACCAGGCGTTGCAGGATTTTCAGACTAACAGTTTTGTGCGCAACCGCGCATGGATTAAACGTAAATAA
- a CDS encoding LysR family transcriptional regulator: protein MDRYENMNTFVRVVETGSISAAADRMDVAKSVVSRRLKELETHLGVELFHRTTRQMNLTDSGRGFYQQAVRILADVLEAELATSQSHGALKGALKVTVPLSFGLMHLGSAINEFLQQHPDIEFDLDFNDRQVDLLTEGFDLAIRIASLADSSLIARRLAPIQTILCASPDYLERNGIPHELEALRQHRCLAYNLTNPIEQWQVYDVGGQLIKISTRPYLKAGNGEFLRDAAVAGLGIVLIPTFIVYKEIERGALVPLLTDYHCPPLSAYAIYPQTRHLSQRVRAFVDFMVKRFEGLPYWDKCLNKS, encoded by the coding sequence ATGGATCGATATGAAAATATGAACACGTTTGTGCGCGTGGTCGAAACCGGCAGCATCAGCGCCGCTGCGGATCGCATGGATGTCGCCAAATCCGTCGTAAGCCGTCGCTTGAAGGAACTCGAAACGCACCTGGGTGTGGAATTGTTTCACCGCACCACGCGGCAAATGAATCTGACCGACAGCGGCCGGGGATTTTATCAGCAAGCGGTGCGCATTCTCGCCGACGTTCTCGAAGCCGAACTGGCCACGTCGCAATCGCATGGCGCATTAAAAGGCGCCCTGAAAGTGACGGTGCCGCTGAGTTTCGGCTTGATGCACCTGGGGTCGGCCATCAATGAATTTTTGCAGCAACACCCGGACATTGAATTCGATCTGGATTTCAACGACCGTCAAGTCGATTTGCTGACGGAAGGTTTCGATCTCGCCATCCGCATTGCCAGCCTGGCTGACTCAAGCTTAATCGCGCGCCGCCTCGCGCCTATCCAAACGATCCTGTGCGCCAGCCCGGATTATCTGGAACGGAATGGCATTCCACACGAGCTGGAAGCGCTGCGCCAACATCGTTGCCTGGCGTATAACCTGACCAACCCGATTGAACAGTGGCAGGTTTACGATGTCGGCGGGCAATTGATCAAAATTAGTACCAGACCCTACCTGAAAGCCGGCAACGGCGAATTCCTGCGCGATGCCGCCGTTGCGGGATTGGGTATCGTGCTGATACCGACGTTTATTGTCTACAAAGAAATCGAACGCGGCGCGCTGGTGCCGCTATTAACCGATTACCACTGCCCGCCGCTCTCCGCCTATGCCATCTACCCGCAAACTCGCCATTTGTCACAGCGCGTCCGGGCATTCGTGGATTT